From one bacterium genomic stretch:
- a CDS encoding HIT family protein, which translates to MPSIFTQIMNGDMPGHIVWSDDVCMAFLTIAPLKPGHTLVVPREEVDGWTDLAPEVMQHLTGVAHSIGRALDKAYQPEKVGLTILGLEVRHVHLHVSCIWKPTDLDFGNADANASPESIAEAAETVRGALRDLGFGDRVVDAAG; encoded by the coding sequence ATGCCCAGCATCTTCACGCAGATCATGAACGGCGACATGCCCGGCCACATCGTCTGGAGCGACGACGTGTGCATGGCCTTTCTGACCATCGCGCCGCTCAAGCCGGGCCATACCCTCGTCGTTCCGCGGGAAGAGGTGGACGGCTGGACGGATCTCGCGCCCGAGGTCATGCAGCACCTGACCGGCGTCGCCCACTCGATCGGTCGCGCTCTCGACAAGGCCTACCAGCCCGAGAAGGTGGGACTCACGATCCTCGGTCTCGAGGTGCGCCACGTCCATCTCCACGTCTCCTGCATCTGGAAGCCGACGGATCTCGACTTCGGCAACGCCGACGCCAACGCCTCGCCGGAGTCGATCGCCGAGGCCGCGGAGACCGTGCGCGGGGCGCTGCGTGACCTCGGATTCGGCGACCGCGTCGTCGACGCCGCCGGCTGA